From one Thermodesulfovibrionales bacterium genomic stretch:
- the rtcA gene encoding RNA 3'-terminal phosphate cyclase, producing the protein MQLEGEGMIEIDGSHGEGGGQILRTAVGLSCLFNKPFRIFNIRRGRKRPGLMPQHLTGVSAAKEITDAEVRGNSVGSTDLFFVPHSVKSGDFSFDTGTAGSTLLVLQTIVPSLMMLKNRSTITLKGGTHVPFSPSLHYIAGVFVPTIQRLGVRMTVRIELYGFYPKGGGTIRADIFPAETLKPLKSMRRGRVLRLTGCSAVGNLPLPIAERQRDIMIKKLESQEELSVAPEIMVMSVPAHGQGTFVYLQAESEDAVAGFSSLGERGKRAETVGEEAADEFLRYYGTGSSFDPHLADQIVLYLALCRDESVFTTSCITKHLMTNLWVIGLFHDFRCSVDGEIGKPGTITINGH; encoded by the coding sequence GTGCAACTGGAAGGTGAAGGCATGATAGAGATCGACGGAAGCCATGGAGAGGGAGGGGGTCAGATTCTCAGGACAGCCGTGGGCCTGTCCTGCCTCTTCAACAAGCCCTTCAGGATATTCAATATCAGGAGGGGGCGGAAGAGACCGGGGCTCATGCCCCAGCACCTGACCGGGGTCAGCGCTGCCAAAGAGATCACAGATGCAGAGGTCAGGGGCAACAGCGTGGGTTCGACGGACCTTTTCTTTGTCCCCCACTCTGTAAAGAGCGGCGACTTCTCCTTCGATACCGGCACTGCGGGCTCAACGCTCCTGGTTCTCCAGACGATTGTCCCCTCCCTTATGATGCTGAAGAACAGGAGTACCATCACCCTGAAGGGAGGAACCCACGTACCCTTTAGCCCGTCCCTTCACTATATAGCAGGTGTTTTTGTCCCCACAATCCAGCGATTGGGGGTGAGGATGACCGTACGGATCGAGTTGTATGGCTTTTATCCAAAAGGCGGAGGAACGATCAGGGCCGACATATTTCCGGCGGAGACCCTTAAGCCACTCAAGAGTATGAGGAGAGGAAGGGTCTTGAGGCTGACAGGATGTTCGGCCGTCGGTAATCTCCCCTTGCCCATCGCCGAGAGGCAACGGGATATAATGATAAAAAAGCTGGAATCTCAAGAGGAATTGTCGGTAGCTCCAGAGATAATGGTCATGAGTGTTCCAGCCCACGGACAGGGGACCTTTGTCTACCTCCAGGCGGAATCTGAAGACGCTGTCGCAGGTTTCTCTTCCCTTGGAGAACGGGGGAAAAGGGCTGAAACCGTGGGTGAGGAGGCAGCAGATGAATTCCTTCGCTACTACGGAACGGGCTCGTCCTTCGATCCCCACCTGGCAGACCAGATCGTTCTCTATCTCGCTCTCTGCAGAGATGAATCTGTCTTCACCACGTCCTGCATCACCAAGCATCTCATGACAAACCTCTGGGTGATAGGCCTGTTTCACGACTTCAGGTGCTCTGTCGATGGCGAGATCGGAAAACCGGGAACGATAACGATCAATGGTCATTAA
- a CDS encoding ATP-binding protein codes for MINIVSCTHMDDDIINELKALNRSLRRLADLYLPQVDFQVFDQFDAFKAVKLNGHASLKGIAEPDPVSFCELRGIGSVEISLRENTEQFLGNLPCNNVLLHGPRGTGKSSAIKAIFNAYRDQGLRMIEMPRDTLFHLFEIADMIRGRSEHFIVFCDDLSFEEEESSYRQLKAILEGGLETRPKNMLIYATSNRRHLMPERQRDNLPVYSDGELHPAETLEERLSLSDRFGLRLGMLHFDAETYLDIVHNYAKLRKIDIEPEELAKKAMQWSLSHGSYSGRTARQFIDNLEGFRALKQRKR; via the coding sequence ATGATAAACATCGTTTCGTGCACTCATATGGATGATGATATCATAAATGAATTAAAGGCCCTGAACAGGTCTCTCCGGAGGCTGGCGGATCTTTACCTGCCCCAGGTCGACTTTCAGGTCTTTGATCAATTCGATGCGTTCAAGGCTGTGAAGCTGAATGGTCACGCCTCTTTAAAGGGGATTGCAGAGCCCGATCCCGTGAGCTTTTGTGAACTCCGGGGGATCGGGTCTGTCGAGATATCCCTGAGAGAGAACACCGAGCAGTTCCTCGGAAATCTCCCCTGTAATAATGTCCTTTTGCACGGTCCGAGGGGAACGGGAAAATCCTCGGCGATCAAGGCGATCTTCAACGCATACCGTGATCAGGGATTGAGAATGATCGAGATGCCAAGGGATACCCTTTTCCATCTCTTTGAAATTGCCGATATGATACGGGGGAGGTCAGAGCACTTCATCGTCTTCTGTGACGATCTCTCCTTTGAGGAGGAAGAATCATCCTATCGTCAGCTCAAGGCGATCCTTGAGGGAGGTCTCGAAACGAGACCGAAGAATATGCTCATCTATGCCACCTCAAACAGGAGGCATCTCATGCCCGAGAGGCAGAGGGACAACCTGCCTGTTTATTCAGACGGAGAACTCCATCCCGCTGAGACCCTTGAGGAAAGGCTGTCCCTGAGCGACAGGTTCGGCCTCAGGCTCGGCATGCTCCACTTTGACGCCGAAACTTACCTGGATATCGTTCATAACTATGCCAAGCTGCGAAAGATCGATATCGAGCCTGAAGAGCTGGCGAAGAAGGCCATGCAGTGGTCCCTGTCTCATGGGAGCTATTCCGGAAGGACCGCCCGCCAGTTCATCGACAACCTCGAAGGCTTTCGGGCCCTGAAGCAGAGGAAGAGATGA
- a CDS encoding HDOD domain-containing protein: MNAQQLRDQIEQVDSLPTIPPVVRKLLSTIDSPTLSLTELGNVISKDQALTARLLKMVNSPIYGFPGRISSVSQALILLGLNVVKGMLLGISVFEIMEKTMMGLWEHSLSTAVLARSIAMRKGLNEPEEVMVSALLHDIGKVAMKTKFSEDYEAALSISEKEEILIRDAEEKVFPLSHAEAGGWLSKKWNFPVTLIEPIAYHHKPSLAKNAPLQTAIVHLADVLVRARGIGFAGDRLVPAVNPRTWEELALTESDMREALMTMEDSVQEAEDLVI, from the coding sequence ATGAACGCCCAACAGCTTCGTGATCAGATAGAACAGGTCGACAGCCTTCCGACGATCCCGCCGGTAGTCAGAAAATTGCTATCGACCATTGATTCGCCCACACTCTCCCTCACCGAACTCGGCAATGTCATATCGAAGGACCAGGCCCTCACTGCAAGACTCCTCAAGATGGTGAATTCACCGATCTACGGTTTTCCCGGCAGGATTTCGTCAGTCTCCCAGGCCCTGATACTCCTTGGACTGAATGTGGTAAAAGGTATGCTCCTCGGCATATCGGTCTTCGAGATCATGGAAAAGACGATGATGGGACTCTGGGAGCACTCTCTTTCGACCGCTGTTCTTGCCCGTTCGATAGCTATGAGGAAGGGACTCAATGAGCCCGAGGAAGTCATGGTATCTGCGCTTCTCCACGACATCGGCAAGGTCGCCATGAAGACGAAGTTTTCTGAAGACTACGAGGCTGCGCTTTCGATATCCGAGAAAGAAGAGATACTCATCAGGGACGCCGAAGAAAAGGTCTTCCCCTTAAGCCATGCTGAAGCGGGTGGTTGGCTTTCGAAGAAATGGAATTTCCCCGTGACGCTCATCGAACCGATAGCCTATCACCATAAACCTTCTCTTGCAAAAAATGCCCCGCTCCAGACCGCTATTGTCCACCTTGCCGATGTCCTCGTAAGGGCGAGGGGCATCGGCTTTGCGGGAGACAGACTGGTTCCGGCAGTCAACCCAAGGACATGGGAGGAGCTTGCTTTGACGGAGTCCGATATGAGAGAGGCGCTCATGACGATGGAAGACAGTGTTCAGGAGGCTGAAGATCTGGTCATCTGA
- a CDS encoding DnaJ family domain-containing protein: protein MEAIAKIAEERIRRAMENGEFDNLRGAGKSLSFHDETWVPEDLRPAYRILKNAGYLPEEMGMRKEIMNLRDLIQTIDDHEERLRKIRELNYKLLRFNEMRRRPFSVEDFPEYREKIYGKVIP from the coding sequence ATGGAAGCGATCGCAAAGATAGCAGAGGAGAGGATCAGAAGGGCCATGGAGAACGGTGAATTCGATAATCTCCGGGGCGCCGGCAAGTCTCTCTCCTTTCATGATGAGACGTGGGTCCCTGAAGACCTGCGCCCCGCATATCGGATTCTGAAAAATGCGGGATATCTGCCTGAGGAGATGGGGATGAGGAAAGAGATCATGAATCTCAGGGACTTGATCCAGACCATAGACGACCATGAAGAACGATTAAGAAAGATCAGGGAATTGAACTATAAGCTTCTCAGATTCAACGAGATGAGAAGAAGACCGTTCAGTGTCGAGGATTTTCCTGAGTACCGGGAAAAGATTTATGGAAAGGTTATTCCATAG
- the ald gene encoding alanine dehydrogenase codes for MIIGVPKEIKKEEYRVGMTPFGADELKKDGHTILIETGAGEGSGFSDDEYLKADADIVDRRTVFNKSDLIVKVKEPLPPEFDLIVEGQAIFAYLHLSPNPELTGLLLRKKVTSLGYETLEKDGTLPLLTPMSEIAGRMAPLMGAYFLQKIHGGEGILPTGAIGVKPAHALILGAGVVGSNAARVSIGIGMETSVMNRGIERLQRLDEVFSGRIRTLPLTEYNIREEIRNADIVVGAVLVPGGRTPILIMRDMLKTMKKGAVIVDVSVDQGGSVETSRATSHDNPVYEVDGIIHYAVANMPGAYPRTSTLALTNATLPYIKEMARRGIEDAVGGDAVIMSSLNTYRGHIVHKALAESIGATYKGIGEITR; via the coding sequence ATGATAATCGGTGTCCCGAAGGAGATCAAGAAAGAGGAATATCGGGTGGGTATGACCCCTTTTGGTGCTGATGAGCTCAAGAAGGACGGCCATACAATTCTCATTGAGACCGGTGCTGGAGAGGGAAGCGGTTTCTCAGACGACGAATATCTGAAGGCGGACGCCGATATCGTTGACAGAAGGACCGTCTTCAACAAATCGGACCTTATCGTCAAGGTAAAGGAACCCCTCCCGCCTGAATTTGACCTTATCGTGGAAGGGCAGGCGATCTTCGCCTATCTCCACCTCTCACCAAATCCTGAGCTTACAGGACTGCTCCTCAGGAAAAAGGTGACCTCCCTTGGCTACGAGACCCTCGAGAAGGACGGCACCCTGCCGCTCCTTACGCCAATGAGCGAGATCGCCGGCAGGATGGCGCCCCTCATGGGCGCCTATTTTCTCCAAAAGATCCACGGTGGCGAAGGCATCCTGCCGACTGGGGCGATCGGAGTTAAGCCTGCACATGCCCTGATACTCGGGGCCGGTGTCGTCGGAAGCAATGCGGCCCGGGTCTCTATCGGAATCGGCATGGAGACGTCTGTCATGAACAGGGGCATTGAAAGGCTGCAGAGGCTCGACGAGGTCTTTTCGGGAAGGATCAGGACGCTGCCGTTGACCGAGTACAACATACGAGAGGAGATCAGGAATGCAGACATCGTGGTCGGAGCGGTCCTTGTTCCCGGCGGGAGGACACCCATCCTGATAATGAGGGATATGCTCAAGACCATGAAAAAAGGCGCGGTGATCGTAGACGTCTCTGTTGACCAGGGCGGGTCTGTTGAGACGTCGAGAGCGACATCCCATGATAACCCCGTCTACGAGGTCGATGGCATCATCCATTACGCCGTCGCCAATATGCCGGGCGCATATCCAAGGACCTCTACCTTGGCACTGACGAATGCAACGCTCCCTTATATTAAAGAGATGGCCAGGCGCGGCATAGAAGACGCTGTCGGGGGGGACGCTGTTATCATGAGCAGCCTGAATACCTACCGCGGTCACATTGTCCACAAGGCTCTTGCGGAATCCATAGGTGCAACGTACAAGGGCATCGGCGAAATAACGCGGTAG
- a CDS encoding Clp1/GlmU family protein: protein MAGRLEDFIDDAGITIDLIDTRNRIIMVIGGSDTGKTTLIACLCDLLSRQGAAAIVDLDVGQSHIGPPTTIAWGRVEGGFREWSDIAVEDFYFTGTITPMGSLLSSIVGARMVTERAVSSCEKVLIDTSGLIAEPAGRVLKQFKIDVIFPDIIIGLEHSGELAGILDAFRFHKRPKVLRLSVPPQTESRSPSKRNLHRFEKITEYFNPAEIREVSLRNVGIRFTGDKPQFSGIRNRIVSFRDEMNRDMALGIVEEVILRDDVLLINTPLEDVAKASAIVVGRTEVDRDKRELRERRISG, encoded by the coding sequence ATGGCAGGACGTTTAGAAGACTTCATAGACGATGCCGGAATCACAATTGACCTTATTGACACGCGGAACAGAATCATCATGGTTATCGGAGGTTCCGATACCGGTAAGACGACCCTTATCGCGTGCCTCTGTGATCTTCTCTCAAGACAGGGGGCTGCCGCTATCGTTGATCTGGATGTGGGGCAGTCTCATATAGGCCCTCCGACCACCATCGCCTGGGGCAGGGTTGAGGGGGGATTCCGGGAATGGTCGGATATCGCCGTAGAGGATTTCTATTTCACCGGTACGATAACGCCCATGGGAAGTCTCCTCTCCTCAATCGTCGGAGCGAGGATGGTAACAGAGCGCGCGGTCTCTTCCTGTGAGAAGGTGCTTATCGACACCTCGGGGCTCATTGCAGAACCGGCCGGACGCGTGCTCAAACAGTTCAAGATCGATGTCATCTTTCCGGACATCATTATCGGCCTTGAACATTCGGGGGAACTAGCCGGTATCCTCGATGCCTTCCGTTTTCACAAACGCCCAAAAGTCCTTAGGCTTTCTGTTCCTCCACAGACCGAATCAAGGAGCCCTTCAAAGCGGAATCTCCACCGGTTTGAGAAGATCACGGAGTATTTTAATCCTGCCGAGATCAGAGAAGTTTCGCTCAGGAATGTCGGCATTCGGTTTACCGGGGACAAACCGCAATTCTCCGGGATTAGAAACAGAATCGTCTCATTCAGGGATGAAATGAACAGGGACATGGCCCTCGGTATCGTTGAGGAAGTCATACTCCGCGACGATGTCCTTTTAATAAATACCCCGCTCGAAGACGTAGCGAAGGCTTCGGCCATTGTTGTAGGCAGAACAGAAGTAGATCGGGATAAGAGGGAGCTGAGAGAAAGAAGAATATCAGGCTGA
- a CDS encoding peptidylprolyl isomerase, whose product MRRSLIGLAIICLVSFSIAAHAEMKDKKFTKEEIKKMSETKAIIETKFGNIDLRFFPEVAPNHVNNFIELAKKGFYDGTTFHRVIPGFMIQGGDPKSKDLNKAGHGTGGPGYTLKAEFNDKPHKRGTLSMARAANPDSAGSQFFICVADAPFLNKQYTVFGEVISGMDVADKIVSQPRDARDNPDERVEMKVRIIEK is encoded by the coding sequence ATGAGACGTTCTCTCATAGGTCTGGCAATTATCTGTCTGGTGTCGTTCAGCATAGCAGCCCATGCTGAGATGAAGGATAAGAAATTCACAAAAGAGGAGATCAAGAAGATGTCAGAGACCAAGGCCATAATCGAGACGAAGTTCGGAAACATCGACCTCAGGTTTTTCCCCGAAGTCGCTCCCAATCATGTCAACAACTTTATCGAGCTTGCGAAGAAAGGATTCTATGACGGGACGACATTCCATCGCGTCATCCCCGGCTTTATGATCCAGGGCGGCGACCCGAAATCGAAAGACCTGAACAAGGCCGGCCACGGTACCGGCGGACCCGGATATACGCTGAAGGCAGAGTTCAATGATAAACCTCACAAGAGAGGAACGCTCTCTATGGCAAGGGCTGCAAATCCTGACAGCGCCGGATCACAGTTCTTTATCTGTGTTGCCGACGCTCCTTTTCTAAACAAGCAATATACCGTTTTCGGCGAAGTCATTTCAGGAATGGACGTGGCGGACAAGATCGTAAGCCAGCCGAGAGACGCGAGGGACAACCCCGATGAGAGGGTCGAGATGAAGGTCAGGATCATCGAGAAGTAG
- a CDS encoding HD-GYP domain-containing protein — protein sequence MKKSIKATELKVGMHVKLPASWFDHPFLRNEFKISSRDQIRKIIDTGFKEVLVDLEDRGVEDKESPEYRDKHPSPPLKWEKDKLVPDELREAVTSNTLAPAEKTAIVYQSSLTIMERLLQDPKAENIREAKEGIAEVVDFILSEDTIAQNLLTITSHDFYTYTHSVNVGVLSIFFSKALFKNSHAHNMHELGAGFFLHDIGKVRIDSSVLDKPRRLTDEEKLQLRRHPYEGYKILKDAEQLTEECRIITIQHHEREDGTGYPEKLRGDDIHIYARICCIVDVYDALTADRPYQKKLKPFDALTLMKKQMLNHFSQDLFEKFVLSLAGSPLTN from the coding sequence ATGAAAAAAAGTATAAAAGCCACAGAACTGAAGGTAGGCATGCATGTTAAGCTGCCTGCATCATGGTTTGATCACCCGTTTCTCCGAAATGAATTTAAGATATCATCCCGTGATCAGATCCGGAAGATAATTGATACTGGTTTTAAAGAAGTCCTTGTAGACTTAGAGGATAGGGGAGTCGAAGACAAAGAATCACCAGAGTACAGGGACAAGCATCCGTCCCCGCCTCTAAAATGGGAAAAAGATAAGCTGGTCCCCGATGAGCTAAGAGAGGCGGTCACCAGCAATACCCTTGCACCGGCCGAGAAGACAGCGATTGTCTATCAATCGTCCCTTACAATCATGGAGCGGCTTTTGCAGGACCCTAAGGCGGAAAATATCCGCGAGGCAAAAGAAGGCATTGCCGAGGTCGTTGACTTCATCCTTTCCGAGGACACAATTGCACAGAACCTTCTGACCATAACATCCCACGATTTCTATACCTATACGCATTCGGTCAATGTCGGAGTGCTGTCCATCTTTTTTTCAAAGGCCCTGTTCAAAAATTCTCACGCCCACAATATGCATGAGCTCGGGGCAGGTTTTTTCCTTCATGATATAGGCAAGGTGCGCATTGACTCTTCCGTGCTTGATAAGCCCAGAAGGCTTACTGACGAAGAGAAGCTGCAGTTGAGGAGACATCCCTATGAGGGATATAAAATCTTGAAAGACGCAGAACAATTGACAGAGGAATGCCGTATTATCACAATACAGCACCATGAAAGAGAGGATGGGACGGGCTATCCTGAAAAGCTCAGGGGGGACGACATTCACATTTATGCGCGTATATGCTGCATAGTCGATGTCTATGATGCGTTAACAGCTGACAGGCCATACCAAAAAAAACTGAAGCCCTTTGATGCCCTTACCCTTATGAAGAAACAGATGCTAAACCATTTCTCCCAAGATCTCTTTGAAAAATTTGTCCTGTCTTTAGCTGGTTCCCCCTTGACAAATTGA
- a CDS encoding phosphomannomutase — protein sequence MERGFRDAPSCWKEILSDVTKGKELLTIIEKFARENTDPAKIEFGTSGWRGEIGTDFTFKNVRVVTGAVIEMFKGEGPSVLQAMGVSGFDEIKKRGVIVGHDNRFLGPEFAMEVIGLLQEEGIRTWYGGEATTPEFSTGITMLGAACSINLTPSHNPANYSGFKFNPSDGGPAGSEITTRIEEIANSMMAEKRVFQSRRPGAVERVDLTELYEAFITERKTLDIERIRNFIKEEDCIVCIDNVHGATRGRIEHILGMSTKIEYLRKENDFLFGGVAPEPSEKNMEGVERLLRASKASSKLGVIMDPDGDRIRYSDGTMQISMNYFGAMALHFLTVHKGFSGVAAKSVGTSNFVNAIAEGLGVPVRETKVGFKNFRPYLLKTAKERAIVAFEESDGISGYNHTLEKDALFGLLLAIEMMALTGKNLSVYLRDLMDQYGYYYPDRSGIAVEKSLFGEPLVKKLSSIREQYKEGTVITIGGAQRRVRDVITVDGTKIVFDDGSWLMIRPSGTEPKVRFYIEARTGEGKRAVFEAAEKITRDALT from the coding sequence ATGGAACGGGGATTTAGAGACGCTCCTTCATGCTGGAAAGAGATACTGTCTGATGTTACGAAGGGGAAGGAATTACTGACGATCATCGAGAAATTTGCACGTGAGAACACAGACCCTGCGAAGATTGAATTCGGCACTTCGGGGTGGAGGGGAGAGATCGGTACGGATTTCACCTTCAAGAATGTGAGGGTCGTGACCGGGGCCGTCATCGAGATGTTCAAGGGAGAAGGTCCTTCTGTTCTTCAGGCGATGGGAGTTTCGGGCTTTGATGAGATAAAGAAGAGAGGTGTCATCGTCGGTCATGACAACCGTTTCCTCGGTCCCGAGTTCGCCATGGAGGTTATCGGACTCCTCCAGGAAGAGGGGATCAGGACGTGGTATGGAGGCGAGGCAACGACGCCTGAGTTTTCTACAGGCATTACGATGCTCGGTGCCGCCTGCTCTATCAACCTCACTCCCTCTCATAACCCTGCAAATTACTCGGGCTTTAAGTTTAATCCTTCAGACGGAGGCCCTGCGGGGTCGGAGATTACGACGAGGATTGAAGAGATAGCAAACAGCATGATGGCCGAGAAACGGGTGTTTCAGTCAAGAAGGCCCGGGGCCGTCGAGAGAGTCGACCTCACTGAACTCTATGAGGCATTCATCACTGAACGGAAAACCCTCGACATCGAAAGGATCCGGAATTTCATCAAAGAAGAGGATTGTATTGTCTGCATAGATAACGTCCATGGCGCTACAAGAGGACGAATAGAGCATATCCTCGGCATGAGCACAAAAATCGAGTACTTGAGGAAGGAGAATGATTTTCTCTTTGGAGGCGTGGCGCCTGAACCTTCAGAAAAGAATATGGAAGGTGTGGAAAGACTTCTCAGGGCAAGCAAGGCTTCTTCCAAACTCGGCGTCATCATGGACCCTGACGGCGACCGTATCCGTTACTCTGACGGTACCATGCAGATATCAATGAACTACTTTGGGGCCATGGCTCTCCATTTCCTCACCGTCCATAAGGGTTTTTCAGGAGTGGCGGCCAAGTCTGTGGGGACCAGCAATTTTGTGAATGCCATTGCCGAAGGGCTTGGAGTGCCGGTGCGTGAGACAAAGGTCGGTTTCAAGAATTTCAGGCCCTATCTCCTGAAGACTGCTAAGGAACGGGCGATTGTTGCCTTCGAAGAATCGGACGGCATATCGGGCTATAACCATACACTGGAAAAGGATGCCCTCTTCGGTCTTCTCCTCGCCATAGAGATGATGGCCCTTACCGGGAAAAATCTCAGTGTCTATCTCCGTGACCTCATGGATCAATACGGGTACTACTATCCGGACCGTTCCGGCATCGCAGTCGAAAAGTCACTCTTTGGTGAGCCGCTCGTCAAGAAGCTTTCATCTATCCGTGAGCAGTATAAGGAGGGGACGGTTATTACCATAGGCGGGGCTCAACGGAGGGTGAGGGACGTGATAACGGTGGACGGAACAAAGATCGTCTTTGATGATGGTTCATGGCTGATGATACGGCCTTCAGGGACAGAACCCAAGGTGAGGTTTTACATAGAGGCGAGGACAGGGGAGGGAAAGCGTGCAGTCTTTGAAGCCGCTGAGAAGATAACGAGAGATGCTCTTACATAG
- the trmFO gene encoding methylenetetrahydrofolate--tRNA-(uracil(54)-C(5))-methyltransferase (FADH(2)-oxidizing) TrmFO, translating into MKELIVIGGGLAGCEAAWQAAKSNVKVVLYEMRPTKFTEAHKTGLLGELVCSNSLRSADPMSATGLLKRELQMADSLIMAAAEAARVPAGSAFAVDRAAFAGFITEAISDNENIRVVREEVREIPDTFSIVATGPLTSEAMADALRRLMGSEYLSFYDAIAPILDAESIDYEKVFFASRYGKGGDDYINCPMTREEYEVFYDALLEADRVNRRAFEDEKVFESCMPVEVMALRGRDTMRFGPMKPVGLKDPRTGRDPFAVVQLRQENNEKTAYNMVGFQTRLIVPEQKRVFRLIPGLEHAEFLRFGSIHRNTFINSPFFVDRDLSLRLGQNVYLAGQITGVEGYIESTAAGLLAGINAARRMDGRYPLDVPPTTAHGSLVRHITSETRDFQPSNINFGLFPQAESDRGDKKVRRRLLVERALEDWDIFVKRAME; encoded by the coding sequence ATGAAAGAATTGATTGTCATTGGCGGCGGACTCGCCGGGTGTGAGGCCGCGTGGCAGGCTGCAAAGAGCAACGTTAAGGTCGTCCTCTATGAAATGAGGCCCACGAAGTTCACCGAGGCCCATAAAACCGGGTTATTGGGGGAACTGGTCTGTTCCAATTCTCTTCGTTCAGCCGATCCTATGAGTGCTACCGGCTTACTGAAGAGAGAGCTTCAGATGGCCGACTCCCTGATCATGGCAGCTGCTGAGGCAGCCCGGGTCCCTGCGGGGAGCGCCTTTGCCGTCGACAGAGCTGCCTTCGCCGGGTTCATCACAGAGGCCATTTCTGACAACGAAAATATCCGGGTCGTGAGAGAAGAGGTCAGGGAGATACCTGATACTTTTTCGATTGTCGCAACGGGTCCTCTGACGTCAGAGGCGATGGCTGACGCCCTGAGGAGACTTATGGGTTCAGAATACCTCTCCTTCTATGACGCCATTGCGCCGATTCTCGACGCGGAGAGCATCGATTACGAAAAGGTCTTTTTTGCCTCCCGCTACGGCAAGGGAGGCGATGACTATATCAACTGCCCAATGACAAGGGAGGAGTATGAGGTATTTTATGATGCCCTTCTCGAAGCCGACAGAGTCAACCGGAGGGCCTTTGAGGACGAAAAGGTGTTTGAAAGCTGCATGCCCGTTGAGGTGATGGCGCTGCGGGGAAGAGACACCATGAGATTCGGCCCGATGAAACCCGTCGGTCTCAAAGATCCTCGAACCGGCCGCGACCCTTTTGCCGTTGTTCAGTTGAGACAGGAGAACAACGAGAAGACTGCATACAACATGGTCGGCTTTCAAACCCGTCTCATCGTGCCTGAACAGAAGCGCGTCTTCAGACTGATACCAGGTCTCGAACACGCAGAATTTCTCAGATTCGGAAGCATCCACAGGAACACCTTCATCAACTCACCGTTCTTTGTGGACAGGGATCTGTCGCTGAGGCTGGGACAGAACGTCTATCTTGCCGGTCAGATCACTGGTGTTGAAGGGTACATAGAATCAACGGCTGCGGGGCTTCTCGCAGGGATAAACGCTGCACGGAGGATGGACGGGAGATATCCTCTCGACGTGCCTCCGACTACTGCCCATGGTTCGTTGGTCCGTCATATAACTTCGGAAACCAGGGACTTTCAGCCCAGTAATATCAATTTCGGCCTCTTCCCTCAAGCGGAATCTGACAGAGGAGACAAGAAAGTGAGAAGGAGACTGCTTGTAGAGAGGGCCCTGGAGGACTGGGACATCTTTGTGAAGAGGGCCATGGAATGA
- a CDS encoding diguanylate cyclase: MKTIALISNDGGLNKRITETIGTRYDVVLMDNINRLFEFCFTVPPDLILLSYDVLNMKVAEVILTLKSDPLFGHLPILIATDDVEKLKTLQLRSIIDDYILTPFGIEDVAFRIDLGMSRVQKILETNPLTRLPGNITIIKEIQRRLDTGAIFALSYTDIDYFKPFNDRYGFSRGDEVLRMTARLITNVMKMKAPSESFVGHIGGDDFVFIVPFENLDAVCTDLISNFDEIIQSFYDAEDREKGLIESHDRDGVKRTFPFISLSIGVAHNKYKNFSHYGQVSEIATEMKKYAKRFPGSCYRMDSRRR; this comes from the coding sequence ATGAAGACAATCGCCCTCATTAGCAACGATGGAGGTCTAAACAAGAGGATCACAGAAACCATCGGCACCCGTTACGACGTCGTGCTTATGGATAATATCAACCGTCTCTTTGAGTTCTGTTTCACCGTCCCCCCTGATCTCATTCTCCTTAGTTACGACGTCCTGAACATGAAGGTGGCGGAAGTGATCCTAACCTTGAAATCGGACCCGCTCTTCGGTCATCTGCCGATCCTCATCGCCACAGATGACGTGGAGAAGCTCAAGACCCTTCAACTCAGGTCTATTATCGATGATTATATTCTCACACCCTTCGGAATAGAAGACGTCGCATTCAGGATCGACCTCGGCATGTCCCGTGTCCAGAAGATCCTCGAAACCAACCCCCTCACACGTCTCCCCGGAAATATTACGATCATCAAGGAGATCCAGCGGAGACTCGACACAGGAGCCATATTCGCCCTCTCCTATACGGACATTGATTACTTTAAGCCCTTCAATGACAGATACGGATTTTCGAGGGGAGATGAGGTCTTGCGCATGACCGCCCGGCTCATCACGAACGTCATGAAGATGAAGGCCCCTTCCGAAAGCTTCGTCGGTCACATCGGGGGCGACGATTTCGTCTTCATCGTCCCCTTCGAAAACCTCGACGCCGTCTGCACCGATCTTATCTCAAATTTCGATGAGATCATCCAGAGTTTCTACGATGCCGAAGACCGCGAAAAAGGTCTCATAGAGTCTCATGACAGGGACGGAGTCAAGAGGACCTTCCCCTTCATCTCCCTTTCCATCGGTGTTGCCCATAACAAATATAAGAACTTCTCCCATTACGGCCAGGTGAGCGAGATCGCTACTGAGATGAAGAAATATGCGAAGAGATTTCCTGGCAGCTGTTACAGGATGGACTCGAGAAGAAGGTGA